One genomic segment of Effusibacillus lacus includes these proteins:
- a CDS encoding tyrosine-type recombinase/integrase — MIQQGLMSLPVSNYNEYPREYSDEQIIQIFLTTFNRSQYTRRNYSRAIDQFRRFISYKPLREVTWREIQVYKISLEQGFCSNSRKSLAPATVASLIDPLRSLYKWGNHPNIGIFTHNPTASVDTPKVPINSKNHYLTKRELAHLLNQLKKQGQRDYLIGLTLVLLGLRVSELVSIQWGHFHTDPAETSVWLTVMEGKGRKQREVKVPQTLWNLICILSVNSQEQGKDRDPYQRLFPISVRQVERIIQKAREQSHLEKKVTPHWLRHTNATLALLHGASLQQVQENLGHSEITTTQRYLHTVEQMKKAAPDFVEDCLKDIF, encoded by the coding sequence ATGATACAGCAAGGGCTCATGTCGCTTCCGGTCTCCAATTATAATGAGTATCCAAGAGAATATTCGGATGAGCAAATCATCCAGATATTTTTGACGACATTTAATCGCTCCCAGTACACTCGCCGAAATTACAGTCGAGCTATTGATCAATTTCGCCGGTTCATTTCTTACAAACCTTTACGGGAAGTAACATGGCGTGAAATTCAGGTGTATAAAATTTCCTTGGAACAAGGTTTTTGCAGCAATAGTCGTAAGTCTTTGGCTCCTGCAACAGTAGCCAGTCTGATCGATCCATTACGGTCACTTTACAAATGGGGAAACCACCCAAATATTGGAATTTTTACTCACAATCCTACCGCCTCTGTAGACACTCCCAAAGTGCCAATAAATAGCAAAAATCACTATCTGACCAAACGAGAACTTGCACATCTATTGAATCAATTAAAAAAACAAGGACAACGCGATTACCTAATTGGTCTAACTCTTGTTTTATTGGGATTAAGAGTATCCGAGTTGGTGTCTATTCAATGGGGACATTTTCATACCGATCCGGCGGAAACTTCTGTATGGTTAACGGTGATGGAGGGCAAGGGACGAAAACAGCGTGAAGTCAAAGTACCTCAAACATTGTGGAACTTAATCTGTATACTATCGGTCAACTCTCAAGAACAAGGAAAAGACCGAGATCCATATCAACGACTTTTCCCTATTTCCGTAAGGCAAGTCGAGCGAATTATTCAGAAAGCTCGTGAACAAAGCCACCTGGAGAAAAAAGTGACTCCTCATTGGCTGCGGCATACTAACGCTACACTAGCCTTGCTTCATGGAGCTTCATTGCAACAGGTTCAAGAGAATCTTGGACATTCAGAAATCACAACTACCCAACGTTATCTGCATACGGTGGAACAAATGAAAAAAGCGGCCCCCGATTTTGTGGAAGACTGCTTAAAGGATATCTTTTAG
- a CDS encoding LuxR C-terminal-related transcriptional regulator: MAKSLDLLQELQDAYASLCNMTITMFDSEGNWVTHFSGINSLTKLILEYQKPSLQERVRKVIDIFSQITKPIMYEHSFPGIKFILAPVRIGEKTEYFIWAGVIVEEQTRELLREYFDTHMEDPSQWIKALATVSDTTEEVKQELLDSIGNLAKIVSDFTARDRMEAEQKQKFDILQEVSDLVGSPDLTVPTILERFLKAARGIDFLGAAEKTDEESFSVTHILSTTGGHLAGTAFSTGEGFLGQVSATGTFGFWENISRDPRTLFFTQKNLHPHSLFCYPVLEREEVIALLFGGSFSDNRLKQDDIDLGRIIARLLAIHKTQVSLQQRMNAQMLRLSVLLEICQVLNVVQDLKRILLILVDMSLNLVQGPFSCVLLRERDADGTTRIVSRGLTAEQIDQYRKDLTERYFATQSTDNPQSWEAAVHETGWGTPVAECPIVYEGQIQGILSVGLGSKKEMAEYQTLLSGLSVMGGVAIQHLQDRKNMDQMDQLVGILHRSMEQWDYEAYKLTADAKELAVSFAKYFGLSVAEIRNLAHACLLSRYDFDFLKETLPSPELLAILKEYEELVKEPEKVTAGSTFYGSVSQIVALVLTYLLHKESTEILSELVSVSTVIRENFIVFLDTREVANRQISIDKQISEWPLTSREQQVMHLVIKGLSNREIAAKLFISEHTVKNHMSNIFQKLGVSDRTQLIAKAYRSGYAQTPDSNM; this comes from the coding sequence ATGGCAAAAAGTTTAGATCTCTTGCAAGAATTGCAGGATGCCTATGCCTCTCTATGCAATATGACGATTACGATGTTCGATTCGGAAGGAAACTGGGTAACACATTTTTCCGGGATCAATTCGCTGACAAAGTTAATTTTGGAATATCAAAAACCCTCGCTGCAGGAGCGGGTTCGTAAAGTGATCGACATCTTTTCACAGATCACGAAACCCATAATGTATGAACACTCATTTCCGGGAATCAAGTTTATTTTGGCTCCCGTCAGAATCGGAGAAAAAACGGAGTATTTCATTTGGGCCGGAGTTATTGTGGAAGAACAAACCCGTGAATTGCTTCGAGAGTACTTTGATACCCACATGGAAGATCCTTCGCAGTGGATAAAAGCTCTTGCGACCGTGTCCGATACGACCGAAGAGGTGAAACAAGAGCTTCTGGACTCAATCGGAAACCTCGCCAAGATTGTGTCTGATTTCACGGCTCGTGACCGTATGGAAGCAGAACAGAAGCAAAAGTTTGACATCCTGCAAGAAGTGTCGGATCTTGTTGGGTCACCTGATTTGACTGTGCCCACGATTCTGGAGAGATTTCTGAAGGCAGCCCGGGGAATCGATTTTCTCGGAGCGGCGGAAAAAACAGACGAAGAATCTTTTTCTGTTACCCATATTCTCAGTACAACCGGCGGCCACCTGGCAGGAACCGCCTTTTCAACGGGCGAGGGCTTTCTGGGACAGGTGTCCGCCACGGGAACATTCGGATTCTGGGAAAATATTTCGCGGGATCCCAGAACTCTTTTTTTTACTCAAAAAAATCTTCATCCTCACAGCTTGTTCTGTTATCCGGTTCTCGAGCGGGAGGAAGTTATAGCGCTGTTGTTTGGAGGAAGTTTTTCCGACAACCGCTTAAAACAGGATGATATCGATCTCGGACGCATCATTGCACGGTTGCTGGCGATTCACAAGACTCAAGTATCATTGCAGCAGCGCATGAACGCTCAAATGCTGCGCCTGTCGGTATTGTTGGAAATCTGTCAGGTACTGAATGTGGTTCAAGACCTGAAAAGAATTCTTCTGATCCTTGTCGATATGAGCCTGAATCTGGTACAGGGACCGTTTTCATGCGTTTTGTTAAGAGAACGGGATGCAGATGGAACAACCAGGATTGTGTCGAGGGGATTGACAGCTGAACAGATTGACCAGTATCGCAAAGATTTGACGGAAAGATATTTTGCGACACAAAGCACGGACAATCCTCAATCCTGGGAAGCGGCTGTGCACGAAACCGGCTGGGGCACTCCGGTTGCTGAATGCCCGATTGTTTATGAAGGACAGATCCAGGGAATCTTAAGTGTCGGACTTGGCAGTAAAAAAGAAATGGCCGAATATCAAACCCTTCTGTCCGGTCTGTCCGTTATGGGAGGAGTTGCGATCCAGCATTTGCAGGACAGGAAGAACATGGACCAGATGGATCAACTTGTCGGCATCCTGCACCGGTCGATGGAACAGTGGGACTATGAAGCCTATAAATTGACGGCCGATGCAAAAGAGTTAGCCGTTTCGTTTGCAAAGTACTTTGGACTTTCCGTCGCGGAAATACGTAATCTGGCGCATGCTTGTTTACTATCCCGTTATGATTTTGATTTTCTGAAGGAAACCCTGCCGAGTCCTGAACTCCTCGCGATTTTGAAAGAGTATGAGGAATTGGTAAAAGAACCGGAAAAAGTGACAGCAGGCAGCACTTTCTACGGAAGCGTCTCCCAGATCGTCGCTCTCGTATTGACCTATTTGCTGCATAAGGAGTCAACGGAGATTCTGAGCGAATTGGTCTCCGTCAGTACTGTAATTCGCGAAAACTTTATTGTTTTTTTGGACACCCGAGAAGTGGCCAATCGTCAAATTTCCATTGACAAGCAGATATCGGAATGGCCGCTTACCTCACGTGAACAACAAGTAATGCATCTGGTTATTAAAGGGTTAAGCAATCGGGAAATCGCCGCAAAACTCTTCATCAGCGAACATACGGTCAAGAATCATATGTCCAATATTTTTCAGAAACTGGGAGTGTCTGATCGCACCCAATTAATTGCCAAGGCATACCGGAGCGGATATGCCCAGACACCGGATTCAAATATGTAA
- a CDS encoding aspartyl-phosphate phosphatase Spo0E family protein: protein MDDQENLKQLKKRIEATRSQLHVAFQNKRAFSDPDVYRLSLHLDDLIVEYQIRIRSAYSQMKTLR from the coding sequence GTGGATGATCAGGAAAATCTCAAACAACTGAAAAAGCGGATAGAAGCGACGCGCAGTCAACTTCATGTTGCTTTTCAAAACAAAAGGGCATTTTCTGATCCGGATGTGTATCGTCTAAGCCTGCATCTCGATGATCTGATTGTGGAGTACCAAATCCGTATCCGATCAGCTTATAGTCAGATGAAAACATTGAGGTGA
- a CDS encoding tetraprenyl-beta-curcumene synthase family protein yields the protein MKLSTWKFLFQIQNRILPVVHKELDFWKQQALRIPDPELRHQALESIRNKTFHCEGGSIYAVTTTAAESLIQLIAAFQTISDYLDNLCDRSTSLDPEDFHCLHQSMLDAVSLMTPLHDYYQVRRLSGEPCEDDGYLEKLVRTCRKQISKLPNYHLVEGQIFEWVSLYRDLQVHKHVHPKDREQRLIQWWEAHQSRFPELRWYEFAAATGSTLGIFALFSVAAQASAAKDSISRLQQAYFPWIAATHILLDYLVDYEEDQIGGDLNFVAYYSSQEEASKRLHWIAERSRQEAGLMFDLSPIHSIAVDGLLGLYLSDGKVKRHSSIRQIAKSLLRESSIRSKIFYLYSKWIRGKEVRMQLPRV from the coding sequence GTGAAGCTTTCCACATGGAAGTTTCTGTTTCAAATTCAAAATCGGATATTGCCCGTTGTGCATAAAGAGTTGGATTTCTGGAAGCAGCAGGCTCTCCGGATTCCTGATCCAGAGTTGCGCCACCAGGCGCTGGAAAGTATTCGGAATAAGACTTTTCATTGTGAGGGAGGTTCTATTTATGCGGTCACAACAACTGCCGCTGAATCCCTTATCCAATTGATCGCAGCGTTCCAGACCATAAGCGATTATTTGGACAATCTTTGTGACCGCAGCACGTCTCTTGACCCCGAGGATTTTCATTGTTTGCATCAATCCATGCTGGATGCTGTTTCGCTCATGACTCCTTTGCATGATTACTATCAGGTGCGCAGACTTTCGGGAGAACCCTGTGAAGACGATGGCTATCTGGAAAAATTGGTCCGCACCTGCCGCAAACAGATCTCGAAATTGCCCAATTATCATTTGGTGGAAGGCCAGATTTTCGAGTGGGTAAGTTTGTATCGGGACTTGCAAGTGCATAAGCATGTACATCCAAAGGATCGTGAGCAAAGGCTGATACAATGGTGGGAAGCTCATCAATCCCGTTTCCCTGAATTGCGGTGGTATGAGTTTGCCGCTGCGACCGGGTCGACATTGGGGATATTTGCGTTGTTTTCAGTTGCTGCACAAGCCTCCGCAGCGAAAGATTCAATTTCTCGCTTACAGCAGGCCTATTTTCCATGGATTGCGGCTACTCATATTTTGTTGGATTATCTGGTAGATTACGAAGAGGACCAAATTGGCGGGGATTTGAACTTCGTCGCTTATTATTCAAGTCAGGAGGAAGCAAGCAAGCGGCTGCATTGGATTGCGGAACGGTCCAGACAAGAAGCGGGTTTGATGTTTGACCTGTCCCCGATTCATTCGATTGCTGTGGACGGGTTATTGGGACTGTATTTGTCAGATGGGAAAGTGAAGCGGCATTCCTCGATCAGGCAAATCGCCAAGTCACTTTTGCGGGAGTCATCCATTCGAAGCAAAATCTTCTACCTTTACAGCAAGTGGATTAGGGGGAAAGAAGTACGGATGCAGTTACCGCGGGTTTAG
- a CDS encoding HD-GYP domain-containing protein, translated as MLNGGKLEMQFDFFDIPGSIMHFAINDPSAFILGRLKEHHSYTYFHSLRVAHYSLELAKMMGLYRLEQQVLVRSALLHDVGKLFVAREILDKKERLNEEELRILRLHPQFGFEIVQEMVNPGLVDLDVLLYHHENLDGTGYPFGLTGKFLSLPVRIVRLADSFDAMTTVRAYNQPKSLEQAMNELVRWSGEHFDLEVVKIFEQYIYYRSM; from the coding sequence GTGTTGAACGGGGGAAAACTGGAAATGCAATTTGATTTTTTTGATATTCCTGGGTCAATTATGCATTTTGCGATAAACGATCCATCGGCTTTCATCCTGGGGCGGCTAAAAGAACACCATTCCTATACTTACTTTCATTCACTTCGGGTAGCGCACTATAGTCTGGAACTTGCCAAAATGATGGGATTGTATAGACTTGAACAACAGGTACTGGTGAGGTCTGCATTGCTTCACGATGTGGGAAAACTGTTTGTAGCAAGAGAAATTCTTGATAAGAAAGAGCGGCTAAATGAAGAAGAATTGCGCATTCTACGACTGCACCCGCAATTCGGTTTTGAAATTGTACAAGAAATGGTCAACCCTGGCTTGGTCGATTTGGATGTCCTTCTTTATCATCATGAAAATCTTGACGGGACGGGTTATCCTTTTGGGTTGACCGGGAAATTTTTATCCCTTCCTGTCCGAATTGTGCGTCTGGCCGACAGCTTTGACGCCATGACAACCGTTCGCGCCTACAATCAGCCGAAAAGCTTGGAGCAAGCCATGAATGAGCTTGTTCGATGGAGCGGTGAGCATTTTGATCTGGAAGTGGTGAAAATTTTTGAACAATATATATATTACAGGAGTATGTGA
- a CDS encoding RAD55 family ATPase — MHTTISSGIAGLDYILDGGFPESSSIILEGAPGTGKTTLGLQFLYRGAVFDNEPGIYITFEELPEQLYKEMAAFGWDLRQLEKDNRIRVICISPEVLLEQMMTPGGLFEQIVNEIQCRRVVIDSISLFQYGKNNQDLHRKTIYSLRNILRKFSLTSLLIREQDSIGSGEVPFENYVADGVIRLSLQVHLEKYRKRTLEVLKMRGKKILEGEHIYKFTQEGIHLIPALSMVEDKTLANDPNVIATGFSALDKALSGGIRGGSVFILDTNSKANYKYLLASIYANRILAGERTVALLASSTTISDLQHLIQLYGVSLEEEAKQRKVFFIEHYSRPVPPAFEPVVVNVNGLDNEEYVRKRRETLAPIMGDSIERGEKWFAYYDLNTIFSERGKEYVMNFFAEEAARARAYGITVLVLCNFAEIGEATASFLERTCSGVIRTWVDGNYQYLQVTKSPNGRMSEPFVVESIPEKPFIRLV; from the coding sequence ATGCATACTACAATTTCTTCAGGCATTGCAGGGTTAGACTACATTTTGGACGGCGGATTTCCCGAAAGTTCCTCGATTATTCTCGAAGGGGCACCTGGAACGGGAAAGACCACTCTGGGACTGCAATTCCTTTATCGGGGAGCTGTTTTCGACAATGAGCCCGGAATTTATATTACATTCGAAGAGTTGCCGGAACAACTGTATAAGGAAATGGCGGCATTCGGCTGGGATCTACGGCAATTGGAAAAAGACAACCGAATCCGGGTGATTTGCATCTCCCCCGAGGTGTTGTTGGAGCAGATGATGACGCCGGGCGGTTTGTTTGAGCAAATCGTGAATGAAATTCAATGCCGTCGTGTAGTGATAGACAGTATCAGTTTGTTTCAATACGGGAAGAACAATCAGGATTTGCACCGGAAAACGATATACAGTCTGCGCAACATTTTACGCAAATTTTCATTAACTTCCCTGTTGATCCGTGAACAAGACTCGATCGGTTCCGGTGAAGTGCCGTTTGAAAATTATGTGGCGGACGGGGTAATCCGCTTGTCACTGCAGGTTCATCTGGAGAAATACCGGAAGCGTACTTTGGAAGTATTAAAGATGCGGGGAAAAAAGATCCTGGAAGGTGAACACATCTACAAATTTACACAGGAAGGTATCCACTTGATCCCTGCCTTATCGATGGTTGAGGACAAGACATTAGCGAACGATCCCAATGTAATTGCAACCGGTTTTTCCGCATTGGACAAGGCGCTTTCAGGTGGGATTCGAGGGGGATCCGTATTTATCCTGGATACCAACAGCAAAGCGAATTATAAATATTTGCTAGCTTCGATTTACGCTAACAGGATCCTCGCAGGAGAAAGAACTGTTGCTCTGCTTGCAAGCTCAACAACAATTTCCGATCTTCAGCATTTGATCCAACTGTATGGAGTGTCATTGGAAGAAGAGGCCAAGCAACGGAAAGTGTTCTTTATTGAACATTACAGCCGTCCCGTTCCACCCGCATTTGAACCGGTAGTCGTAAATGTCAACGGGTTGGATAATGAAGAATATGTCCGGAAGCGGAGGGAAACTTTGGCTCCGATCATGGGAGACAGCATTGAGCGGGGGGAGAAATGGTTTGCGTATTACGATCTGAATACGATATTTTCAGAACGCGGAAAAGAATATGTAATGAATTTTTTTGCTGAAGAAGCGGCCCGAGCAAGAGCGTATGGGATCACCGTTTTAGTATTGTGCAATTTTGCCGAAATCGGGGAAGCAACGGCTTCTTTCCTGGAACGGACATGCAGCGGGGTCATTCGTACATGGGTCGACGGTAACTATCAATACCTTCAGGTAACCAAATCGCCGAACGGCAGGATGTCCGAACCTTTTGTAGTGGAAAGCATACCTGAAAAACCGTTTATCCGGTTAGTATAA